One genomic segment of Synechocystis sp. LKSZ1 includes these proteins:
- a CDS encoding DUF87 domain-containing protein, producing the protein MFTHQAPPPRRIKTTATPTTMAKDEPVAGILLGDSCYWHPDQVANPHGCIIGGSGAGKTQTLKAIAHASRTDLAVQIVVIDFHGDQAIEGETCHPIHMESPHGINPLVINLDRQGGGPNLKAIELAMLLRKTLTMGPNQEGLLIEVIKDCYSERRIFQEKPMSWLLEPPNFADLKFKLDTRVEDKEAVKLRLKMSAMFEYGIFCKPQPPLGHHTRWDLSKLPPELQAIAGDALASQVMNAHRLLGDTTGLRTLLFIDEAKELGHSRALDRIAADGRKYGLGLWVASQSSRHISKDVLSNTFTKLVLPVDASELPLTARTFRFSQEAIAALNPLESLVRFGKAASKISITPYYQRCG; encoded by the coding sequence ATGTTCACCCATCAGGCCCCTCCGCCACGACGCATCAAAACGACCGCTACCCCGACGACTATGGCAAAGGACGAGCCCGTCGCAGGAATTTTACTAGGGGATTCCTGCTACTGGCATCCCGACCAAGTAGCCAATCCCCACGGCTGTATCATCGGGGGTTCCGGGGCCGGTAAGACCCAGACCCTCAAAGCCATTGCCCATGCCAGTCGTACTGACCTAGCAGTGCAGATTGTCGTGATTGACTTCCACGGTGACCAGGCCATCGAGGGAGAGACCTGCCACCCCATCCACATGGAAAGCCCCCACGGCATTAATCCCCTGGTGATTAATCTCGACCGACAGGGCGGTGGGCCTAATCTGAAGGCGATTGAGTTGGCCATGCTGCTCAGGAAAACCTTGACCATGGGGCCGAACCAAGAGGGCCTGCTGATTGAGGTCATCAAAGACTGCTACTCAGAGCGTCGCATCTTTCAGGAGAAGCCCATGTCTTGGTTGTTGGAACCGCCCAACTTTGCTGACCTAAAGTTCAAACTCGATACCAGGGTGGAGGACAAGGAAGCCGTCAAGCTCCGATTGAAAATGTCCGCGATGTTTGAGTACGGCATCTTCTGCAAACCTCAACCTCCCCTGGGCCACCATACCCGTTGGGACTTGAGCAAACTCCCGCCTGAACTCCAGGCCATTGCTGGGGATGCCCTGGCCTCCCAGGTGATGAATGCCCACCGTTTACTAGGGGATACGACCGGCCTGCGCACCCTGTTGTTTATTGACGAAGCTAAGGAGTTGGGTCATTCCAGGGCCCTAGACCGGATTGCCGCCGACGGTCGGAAGTATGGCCTGGGCCTGTGGGTGGCCTCCCAAAGCTCCCGGCATATTTCCAAGGATGTCCTGAGCAACACCTTCACCAAGCTGGTCTTACCCGTTGATGCCTCAGAACTACCCCTGACGGCCCGCACCTTTCGCTTTTCCCAGGAGGCTATTGCGGCCCTGAATCCGTTAGAGTCACTGGTCAGGTTCGGCAAGGCGGCCAGCAAAATCAGCATCACCCCCTACTACCAACGCTGTGGTTAA
- a CDS encoding cupredoxin domain-containing protein — MNKSVILGKIISLSLLLVGTSGVAIAQMAHEKSPSPEQTQKFQRIEQPLWAKGFVTAGGIGLIGLELWWFLLSKPKSRHAIAQGSIQEITVIVDGGYEPSQIIVNSGQIVRLKFNRKDPSNCLETVRFTDFHIAQELPLNQVTSIELLPEKPGRYEFTCGMNMFRGVLEVQPTKVYNQNVT; from the coding sequence ATGAATAAGTCAGTGATTTTAGGTAAAATTATCAGCTTGAGCTTATTACTGGTAGGAACGTCTGGAGTCGCTATTGCACAAATGGCCCATGAGAAGAGTCCGTCCCCAGAGCAGACTCAAAAGTTTCAACGAATTGAACAACCGTTATGGGCCAAAGGGTTTGTCACTGCTGGGGGTATCGGCTTAATTGGGTTAGAACTTTGGTGGTTCCTGCTGAGTAAACCGAAATCTCGCCATGCTATTGCCCAGGGGAGTATTCAAGAAATCACTGTGATAGTGGATGGAGGATATGAACCCAGCCAAATTATAGTAAATTCAGGACAAATTGTACGATTAAAATTTAATCGTAAAGATCCCAGTAATTGCTTGGAAACTGTCAGATTTACTGATTTCCACATTGCTCAAGAACTGCCACTCAATCAAGTTACGTCGATTGAATTGCTCCCTGAAAAACCGGGTCGATATGAGTTCACTTGTGGTATGAATATGTTCCGAGGAGTGCTAGAAGTTCAGCCCACTAAAGTTTATAATCAGAACGTTACCTGA